The Diospyros lotus cultivar Yz01 chromosome 11, ASM1463336v1, whole genome shotgun sequence region CTTGTATTAGTTTTGAATAAAACTattatgaatttgaaaaaaaatattataaatttatatatattatcttaaaaCTCATTTATAGATATAACATTTCTCTCTTCGTATTCTTTCCGTAAAAATGGTTTTGGCAGTGGAATTCCACTAAAACCCCCATCTTTTCaaagaggaggaaaaagaaaatagatagtAAAATGAGGAAACCTTTTCATTTGCTAATTGATCAACAGAATATTTGATTAGTTTCATATAAAATGCTGCAGCTCTGAACCTGCTGAAATATGCTCAAGTTCATGCCATTGTTGGTCCATCAACATCCATGCAAGCTGACTTCGTAATTGATCTTGGCACCAAAGCTCAAGTACCCATTATTTCCTTCTCTGCGACAAGCCCTTCTCTATCACCACTTCGGACGCCATATTTCGTTCGCGTCGCGCAGAACGATTCCTCTCAAGCGAAAGCCATTGCTGCCATCGTTCGAGCCTTTGGATGGCGAGAAGTTGTTCCAATCTATGTAGACAACGCATTTGGGGAGGGAATAAAGCCTTCTATGGCCGATGCCTTACACGAAATCGACGCTCGGATACCTTACTGGAGCGTCATTCCTCCCTCGGCCACAGGCGATCAAATTGTTGCCGAGCTTTACAAGCTGAAGACAAAGCAAACTAGAGTGTTCATTGTCCACATGTTTCCTGATCTGGCCTCTCAGCTGTTTATGAAAGCAAAAGAGATTGGAATGATGAGCGAGGAGTATGTTTGGATCATAACCGATGCAGTGGGAAATGACTTGACTTCGTTGGATCCCCAAGTCATCGATTCAATGCAAGGAGTATTGGGCGTAAAGCCTTATGCCGTCCCAACAAAACAGTTAGCGAATTTCAGAGGTAGGTGGAAAACCATGTTTAAGCAAGGGATTGATGCTGACCTAAATGTTTTTGGACTATGGGCATATGATGCTGCTACTGCACTGGCTATGGCGGTGGAGGCAGTTGGCGCCACAAATACTACTGCCTTTCTGGAGACGAACACATCAAGAAATTCAACAGATCTTGAAACTTTGGGAGTCTCTCAAATGGGCCCTAAACTTCTCCAAGCtcttaaaaatactaaatttaaagGACTCAGTGGACATTTCCAAATGGCTGATGGGCAGCTACAAACATCAGCATACCAGATAGTTAATGTGAATGGCAATGGTCACAAGGGAATCGGATTTTGGACAGCCGAAAAGGGACTCACCAAAGGCTTCAACCTCACTAGTACTACAACTGTCGCCTATACCACTTCCAAGGACAATCTTCGATTAATTATATGGCCAGGTGACACTACGTCTGCGCCCAAAGGTTTTACCTTAGGTGGGAAGAAGTTGAGAATAGGAGTTCCAGTCAAGAATGGCTTCACTGAATTTGTAAAGGTGTATCGTGATAATAAGACTAGGCCTGAAGGTTACTGCATCAAAGTGTTTGATGCCGTAATGGCCAAGCTACCATATCCAGTTGCATATGAATTTGTTCCATTTGAAACTCCCGAGGGGAAGAGTGCAGGCACCTATAATGAATTGGTGGAGCAAGTTTATAATGGGGTAATTCTCCTCCTGTTCTTGTTCCCAGTTTATAATGTGCACACATCGTACATAGAAATTAAGAGAAGAGGATGCAGAAATTTTGACACGATCCACTTTCAATGCACCTATAATGTCCATGATCATACCATAATATGTGaaaaatcttctcaatcaatgATGGTGGGTagttttcaaatgaaaaaattatcaTTCCCCGGCCCGCACGGCTACAATTTGACAAAGTTAAAAACTCTTGcaattatcattcaagtaaCTAGTCAGTCGCTCACTCACATAACACTAGTTAGTGAATTGTAGCACTCATCATGGGCATGCATCCCTTTATCAGATTTTCCTATTGTCCCCAGAAATAAGTTTCCCATACATACTTAGATTTAATGTTCCCAAAAACCTAATTAATCTCGTCTATTGAGGACTAGTCTTCAAACACATCAACGTGCATGCGTGGTTAAATTTTTGTGTCAATTGGTTATAATTCTCTAGTTGGTATTAACACTATATGTTTACTATTTTTATGAGCAACAGAAATTTGATGCAGTGGTTGGAGATATTACCATTGTTGCAAACAGGTCAAACTACGTGGACTTCAGTTTTCCTTTCGCCGAGTCTGGGATGGCAATGGTGGTGCCACTTAGGCACAAGAAGGAGAATGCATGGGTGTTCTTGAAGCCTCTGACTTGGGATCTTTGGTTAACAAGTTTCTGTTCATTCGTTTTCGTCGGCTTTGTGATTTGGGTTCTTGAACATCGGATAAATGTGGACTTCCGGGGGCCCCCTTCTCATCAGACTGGAACCATTTTCTGGTTCGCCTTCTCCACTATGGTCTTTGCCCAGAGTAATAACTtcttatcatttttcttaattaagttAGCTAGGTTTCatatcatatcatcaaataaaATGCATTGGCGTTAATCATGAATGATCATTCAAAAATCAATACTTTTGCAGGGGAAAGGATTGTGAGCAACTTGGGCAGGTTTGTGGTGATTGTGTGGTGTTTTGTGGCGCTGATACTGACTCAAAGTTACACAGCAAGCTTAACTTCAATGTTAACAGTTCAACAAATTCAACCCACAGATTTAAGTGAacttataaagaaaaatgagaaagtgGGTTGCCAAGAAGGTTCTTTCATCAAAAAGATCCTAAAACAGTTGGGTTTTGATGAATCTAGATCAATCAAGATCTACAAGTCTTCTGAGGAATTGGATGAACTCCTTAGAAATGGCAGTGTTGCTGCTGCTTTCGATGAAATCCCCTACATCAAGGTTTTTCTCTCCAAATATTGCTCCAAATACACTATGCTTCCACCAACTAATAGAACAGATGGCTTTGGCTTTgtacgtctctctctctctctctctctctctctcgctctcactccctctctctctccaggTTCATGAGGGTACTTAACCTATCATAATTTGCAGGCGTTTCCAATTGGTTCCCCACTAGTAAGTGATGTCTCAAGAGCACTCTTGAGTGTGACTGAAGGAGAGAAAATGGTGGAGATAGAGAAAGCCCTCTATAATGATAGCAATTGCCTAAATTCCAGCAACTCGCTTTCTTCCAACAGTGTCAGCCTCGGTGTTGAGAGCTTCTGGGGCTTGTTCCTCATTGCTGGCTTGGCTTCACTTTCAGCTCTCGTTATATATACCATCGTGTTTACACATGAGCATAAACACGTATTAAACCAGCTTGAGCCCAATGCTTCAACATGGGAAAAGATCATCGCGTTGGCTAATATGTTTGACAAAAAAGCCCTCTCTAGCCATAGTTTCAAGAAGCCTAGATTTCAAGACGGGAACACCAATGCCGAGTTCCAAAATGAAGTTCATGAAATCTTAGGACGCCATGAATCTAGTATGGAACAAATCCATGCTACCCTTCAGATCATATTATCTGAGCTTCAATCCCTTCGTGCCTCACAGAATTGTATCAATAACCACCCCGAAACAAACTCCTTTGCTTCTACTGAATCCTCCCAACAAGTACCTACTGTCAACTAATCACTCCCAACCTTCCACGGACCGTAGTCATCATCATCTCAGACTGAATTTCCCCAAATTTAATGGAGAAGACCCACAAGGATAGATCTATAAGGCAGAGTAATATTTTGACTTCAAGGAGGTGGCTACCGAACAACAAGTCCAACTTGCCTCTTTTCACCTTGAAGGAATAGCGCTTCAATGGCATAGGTGGCTCACCAAGTTCAAAGGACCAGTAACTTGGACAGAAGTCACTAAGGCCTTGCTGCTTCGTTTCAATCCAACCAACTATGACAACCCTTTTGAAGCACTCACAAGACTAAAGCAAATCACCACCGTTTCAGTATATCAAGAAGAATTCAAGAACCTCTCCCACCAAGTCGATGACTTACCAGAAATGTTTTTAATCGGTTGTTTTATTGCAGGACTCAAAGACGAAATCAGGTTGGACGTCAAAATCAAACAACCTCGCTCACTAGTTGATGCTATTAGAATGGCCCAAGTGGTGGAAGAATACAAGAGCTTGCAAAGAAGAGGGGATAGTTCCTTCAGGTCCTCCATCCTCGACACCCCACCCAAGTCAAAGAACAACAACACAGCTAGAGTATGAGGTCTCCCACCAATGTTCAAGACCGACACCAACGTCATTAACAATGCTAGTCCCCCCAAAGGAATTACAAGCCAAAAAGCTTGAGAGCATAGGAAAAAAGGCCTATGTTATTTCTATGTTGAGAAATTCCTTCCCGAACATCGGTGTCAATGAGCTCATCTACTCATTCTTGAAGACATACCCGACTTCATCCTTGTGGACAAGGATAATTTGAGTGGAGGAAATGATACATGCAACAGCCATGCAGCCCATGCACGACACGAACTAGAGTATGGTTAGTGGAAAAATGAGAGTTCAGCATGACTTGGTCAACTCTGTTTAGTTTTTTTAGTGGATGTTTAGTTGTTTTAGTGAATTAGTATTGTATTGATTTTCAGCATGAGTGGCAAATGTTTtctgtattttgtaattttatagtTATCCTTGTACATCTATAAATATAGACTGAATATGAAGTGAATGGGGGTTGAGAATAATTAATCTCAATATattctacttatcttctctctcaattttgcTATTCCTTCTTTCTCTTAAAATTATATCCATCACTGTTAAGCCTCTCATTCTATCCCTCCCCTTATATGACCTCTCCTCCATTTAGCTTTCCAAACCTCCCAAATGGCAATTCTGCTTCTAGGATATTAATCCCATGAATATGGAGAACCAAGTTCAAGACAGAAAACAATAAGAGAGATTGTTGAAGCAACTGTTGGTGATCCAAATAAAGAGACACCAAACAGTATCCCAGACTCCACAAATGAAAGTCATTGATCTAGATGTAGACTTAGTTGCAGTGTGATCTCTTATTGGATATCTAATTATGTAGTAGTTTCGCCACCATATTGGATTTGTAGCTTAGGTTATACACTTAAACTAATTTCACATAGGGGCGGGTCTATATGGGAGCTGCCATGGGAGCCTAGGGCCCGCTatcaaatctaatttttttagtataatttttttttaataataatctagcttaaaaaaaatcatagtccaccctaaaatttatgatgtgtaACTCTCCTCTCTAGATCATAACCTATTTACAAGTAAAAAAGTGCAAATTCAAGATCAAATCTActcaaattttatcattaatttcaaatatgttcAAATAATAGGTTCAATGGTTGCTTTCTTTCTAGTTTCACATTTGAATTGTGCCTATTTAGCTTCCACGTCtcatcaattttgttttttcaattggCTTTGACTTTTCAACCGATTAAATCATCTCCCTCTTTATAGGGTGCATCATTACGCCCGATAATGGGATTGAATATTGATAAAGGATTGGAATTGAACCCAAATTGGCTCCCCCTCGTATCCCCTGACTCCCTCCTAATGCTGTTCGTTGCAACTCcctcatcttcctcctccttaaTTTCCTAGCCATTGTCATTGATATCTATCTACTCTTCCTTAGTCCAGCCAACTTGACCATTCCTTGCCTTCTCTTCAGTGATGTCATTTTCCTCCTCATCCTCCCCTTATGTGACTTAAGAGGCACAgctcactttttttttcatattttttttttttaattttttgtatgaatgaatgattgaTGAATGATGGCTCTCGATTTTTCTTGTTTACCCTTAAATTAtcaattgattttgtgtatatatttcaatattttttgtgtttctttCAATATTTGTGAAGCCTTTGGTGATCTAAGGGAATTGTGTTTAATAGGTTATGAGATTCCTTTGGTTTCTTTTTTGGTCAATTGGAATTGGACATAGGGTGTCTGCTTGcttttttaaattacaatgtatttgtgaattatattttttagttatttgaggatttcaatctataatttaagaataaaaattatgGAAGAATGTTTTTTACAAGTTaatcttaatttatattaaaaagcACTTCTCTTAATCTTGagttaaatatttcaattattcgattattgaattgtgctactttttttgtttgtatGTCTTAAAATTTAGAATGAAACAACAATCTTttgcaaaaaaaagaaaaatattattatcctttttcaaaaaaaaaattgtcaaattagTGAAAGTTCTTCAATTCCTAGTGCAAAATCAATCTAGTGCATCTACGTCAATTGATATTGTGCAACTTCCTGGATCCACCCTTAGAtggataaaaatttattgtattgactttttagttacataagaattttattacattaatttttttaaatttcagccTCTCCCAACATAGAATCTTGTATCCACCCTTGATTTCACATATTCTCTAGCTAGATTAGGACCAGTGTAGTCACATATGGGGTATCCTCACTTTTCTTTCACAGATTACAGAGGGTGtgtttctctttgattttgtgtGTCCCTAAATCCCAACGGGTGGTTTCCCCTGTGTTGTTGGTTTCTGAAAATCAAAAAGGAGAGGTCTGGCAGCGGGCTTTAAGAGAACAGGTCTCTTATGGAACAATGGTTTAAAGATCAAATGAATTATTTAAGatcaaatgaattatttttgacTGCTCCAGAATAGGGACCAAATGAATTTGCAGAGAACAGAGAAATGGTAAAACATGAAGCTAAGCCAGAAACCAGAAATAAACAGAGAATTGATAGACAGAAAGTTGATCCAGACATCAGAGATCAAAGGGAGGCTCGGATTCCATGTTAGAAGAGAccaaaaaaaactcaaaacagtgAATTTTGTATTGCTTTGAATGATTTCCACGGCTTTTGTACAGAGTTATTTATAGGGAAAATAATACAAAGGATAAAGCCTATGCAAAATATAAATGCTATCAAAAgttaaactcaaaaaaaaaaatcttaaagaGAGATAAACCCTAATTCAAGTTTCATCTGATTCTAATCTTAACACTAACAATAGTTGTGTTTAAGGTAAATGTACAGTCAAGGGCCACCTCTTGTAACTGCATCTCCTGGGGAAACTATGTATTCTCTCTCACATCCTTACATGGAGAACAATTTAACTGTGAATTGCGTAAGCAGTCgttgggaagaaagaaagaaatacatcaAAGATGATACTGATATACACAAGTTAAGAGGCTCTGGCTGAGCATAGGAAGATACATTAATCCCTCACAAAACTTTCCTAAGCAACATTTCTAATTTTTACAGAAACATTTACAGGgaatatcatttaatatatcGTTCAAGGCATTCTTTCAACTTCTGGAAAGTAACAggttttgaaataaatgaatCCATACCATTTGCATAACACTCATCTGCGCTCTCTGACAATGCATTTGCTGTCATCTGCATTTGTAGAAAGTGGACTTATCAATGGACATGTATATAAATACCAACACACTGCATATTCATGGATTGCAAAAGGTAATGTAACTTTAAATCAAGCACATATAGTTTCGTATGCCACAATTCCATAGCATACGGTCTGTCTAAAATTTACTCATGtttttgcttttaaatttctgtttcTTGTAGTACAATTAAGAATACTGCATACATATGGCCACAATGCAGATGATTGGCTAATCTTATTCCATTAAATGGGATGTAAAATTTCCATTATAATAGTTAATAGTTAATATTATGGCATTGTTATGATGGCACGATCACTTACTCATTCTATGATATTCAGTTGATATTTTGATTAGTTGAGATGTTCCCTTTGTTAGCTTTTGGGTATTGATGGTATTGATCACAGGTTTACATACTTTGAGACTTACCCTAATGGGGCCCGCAACCTATTAGTGGGTAGTAGTAGGTCACAGCCCCCACATTTGGGCCATGACATTGTCGCTCTGAGCGTGGAACAGTTGAAAAATTCAAACTCTTAGGAAAGACAAAGGTTAAAGCCATCCAAAGTTTGAGGTAGACAACCCACCAAATAGGTTATGTTCTTTGTTAACGTTCAAGGATTGAGAGCTTACAGAAATTATGGGGGTCCTCTTTCTGGACAAGTCATATTCTTGATGCAAATTCTGAGGCATAGTTTGTTCAACTCCAGCTTTCACTGCAGCATCCCAATTACCCGTTTCCTCAAAAGAACGAATCAGTCTTGTAGCTTCAAGGCCATTCATCACTGGCATGCATACATCCTGAATCCAGAAACAGAGTAATCTAAGCTTATTTGCAATTTCCTAGTATTAATTGCAATATAAGAGGGGTCTGTCAATTTAGAAGAAGGAAATCAAAATGTGGTTCGCCTTTGCCTGGCATTTACAGAGGAGAAGCTAACTTTACGTGAAAACTCAACTTTGATCTCTCATAGAATAAGGGGAAGAAGAATGATGATTTTGGGACCCGGAAGAAGGATAAGATGgtcttaaaaaaaaacaactatgaacttaaataatatgaaatagaCAATGACACAAACATCAGAAGATAGTTGTTAGATTGACGGCAGGATCAGTACTAGACCAATTCCCTGTGAACTTGCAACAACCATCGGGATAAGCTCGCACAATGTGCTGATCCTTCATAGGAATCTAAAAGTCTTCTTGAAAGAAGGGTAAGCATAACAAGTGACTAAAATGACAAATAAAGTAATAACCATAAAAGAAAACACTTTCTTGGGTTCTGCTTAAATTACCATGAGAATGAGATCGTAACTACAGCGCTGAACAGCATGCACGGCTTCAACCCCATTATTCACAACGTCTATGCTATGGCCCAGCCGTTTCATCATTGACTGTGCCACCATCACATTAATCTTGTTATCATCTACCAGAAGGATCCTAGGCTTCAATGTTGACATGGAAATGTCTGAACCACTGCTCGAAGTGCATTGAGAGCTTCTATTAGATCTCTCTTGCATCTCAGTTGCTTCTTGGGTATCAATTGGCTGTTTTATTTGCCCGACTTCCTTGCTTTCTGTTGATCGATGAGTGGAGATCGTAGACAGATTATGGAATTGACCATTTTCTTTATGACGACTCTGTATCTCACTGCCATCTGCTACTTCTCTAGTAGAGTGCGGGGTGTGCTTCATTGAGGATTCGTGTTCAGACAAAATCTTGCTACCATTAACAAGTGAACAGGAATCATCTAACATCATCATCTCCATTGGCGCAATATTGCCagagggaaatgaataagaatCTTTTGTCCATCCATTAAGCCTCTGATTAAAAGCAATATTGGTTGACAATAAATTTTGACCCCTGCTTGAACCactagaagagaagagagaaccCAAAGTGCGTGGTTTGAATTGGAAAAAGCCAGAACTAATATCGTCATCATTAGCACTCGCTAGAGCATCATGATCTGACAGATCTGAGAGTTCATCAGGATCATCTGAATTTTCAAGTGTAGGTGAAACCTTGTATGGTAGTACAAATGTAAAAGTAGATCCATGGTGCTCACGGCTGGAGACAGTGAGATGACCTCCCATTAGCTCAACCTGTTCCATATATGCATAgaagataataaataaataaatcatcagATATTGGCATTTTATGATAAATCATCAGATATTGGCACCAAATGATTTATTACACGTGAACAATGAAGACAAAAATGAGATTAGCATTAGTTATAGACATTTCTAACAGTCAATTCAGTACTATTAATTTGTACTGGCTTTGAAGAAGCAACAGATTCAAAAAACTAAAGCTCCTCTATACAAAAGTTAGATTTTAACATCAAACAGCTTGTAGGATTGAAGAACAGCATAGGAAGTTTGAATCATGTGCAGTGGAATGGCCAATCAGGCATGTAAGAGGTCCAGGGGACAACAATTGTTCAGCTTGAGATCTCACTATCTTTAAAGTTCTACTGGACTTCTTGAGAGGAAAGTAGTTAATCCAGTATAACAAGATGATATAAATTGTACAGATTTTTCAAGAAGACTAtatgatttcaaaaataaaaaagaaaaaaagacatGAAGATGAATATAATGCTTGTGGTCCAAATAAATGAAACGAATACACCTTCAACATCCATTTGACCTTTAAGCCTGAATGCTAAGCAATTAAAGTAAATAGATATGGAAAAACAAATGAAGGTTAAATATGATTACCAGTTGTTTGCAGATTGCTAGGCCTAGTCCAGTCCCACCATACTTCCGTGCTGTGTCTGCACCTACTTGCATGTATTTCTTAAAAAGTGTAGGCAAAGCATTCTCTGTTAAGTCATAAAAAACAAAGAGTGATTATTACATAGAGTAATAAAAAGTTACAGCTACAGAATAACAATTTGGGGATAAATAATTAACAGATGTAATAGATGTTTCAATACATAATTCATTACAAAGTGAGCATGTGAAAGATACCAGGTATTCCAATTCCAGTATCATAAACATCACATCGTAGCCACACTGTTGTTTCACGCGGATATGGGCAGTTCTCTTCAACTCCATCCATGGAAGCTCCATTTCTAACTGGAATTTTTGGTTCATTAtcaagtttatgattttcatAAGGACCTTCCCCGTGTTTTCGTCCATGAAAACCATTTTTATCAGATGAGCcatgagatgatgataactgtTTGTCTTGTTCCCGTACATTTGCTGAATCTGTTGACCTGTCTTCAGTGATCTTCTGACTAGACCCTTCTCCCATTTTTGAGGATGGATCTACTACCATGTACAGTTTTATCCCAACCTTCCCTTCATGGGTAAACTTGATAGCATTGCTGGAGATGATAAGAATTTGTAATTTAGAGTAGAAATCAATGTGTTGGAAGATTATGTAAGAAAGGTGCGGCATAACAGGAAAGCATGTTGCATATTTATTTAGTCGTGGAAATGTTCGTATTCACTAAATTATATGAAGCCATTAATCATTTTCGTAGCCTAATTGAAGTTACATTATCATTATATTTGAGGTCACGTtatcattatatttgaaaaaGCTACATTTTCATTGTTACAATTTCCGTGGATAATTTGGTTTTTGGAGGGCTATCACGGTGGTCTGGTTTGAGTTTACCCACTTAGTTAGCTTCAGGGCCAGTGCATCTATGGTCCTTTGGCCAAGCTTTTTTCCTAGCCTTTAACAAAGAGGCTGTGATGGCTGATTGTTTCAGTGTCATCCTTAGTGGAGTGGTATGATCTCTCAGTTTGAGGAGGAATTTTGAGGATTGCAAATTGACACGTTGCTGGCTTTTGTAACAAAGACATCCAAGTTTGAAACCAGCTACTTTCTCAACATAGAGCGCCATAGTTGATTGTAAATCCAGTCCAATGGTTTATATGGTTCcttaatattttatcaacagATAAACAAGTGCTGCTCAAAGTTGCACAAGGAGAAGTACAAGAAGCAGATACAGAAGCATGAATAAGAATTCAAACATTCTTTCCTTTaagttggagaaaaaaaaatacagaggTTTCCAATTGTGAAGGACGCAACCATCATACTTCCaacaaacaaaattgaaaacagGCTAGATATCTCAGCTAGGAAAATGTGTAACTGCCACTTCCCTACCGTGTCAAAAGGAATTTCTAGAGAATTAATTGCAGAAGAGTGCCAAGTTTGCAGCATGGTATTGGACAAGcacaaagaagaaaatgcaCAAGGCTCTAAATAGTGCAGAGAAGTCATAAAGGGATTAATACATATTGTAAGAACGTAATTATTTACGAAAGTCATGAGTAAAGATTAGACGGTTGTTCTGCAATTTAACTTAGAATTGAAATTCAGGCAATATTAATTGGAAAGCTATGAAACTTGAAAATAGCAACCATAAAggtatatttcaattttttttctccattcaaaatctatttttcacCCAGAAAATCCTAAAGGTAAGAGTAAAACATAAAAAGTACAAATTTTTTCCTCTTTCTACTGAAAAATGTTAGTCTCCTGCTGAACAGAAAACAATGCGGGCACGTCCAAAGGTCAAATGCCATGTAAACTGCAATTTACTTTATGTCGCACATCTACTTTGAACAATGTCACAAAAACATCCATAtaattcccaaaaggagtgttGAGTTCTTCAGAACACACCTGACCAAGTTGGTGAGAATCTGTCTGATCCTTAGAACATCTCCAATAACCTGAAATGGATGCATGGTAGTCAATTTGCAAATATATTTAAAACTGAATAAACAACAGAACATTTTATGTGTTCAGACAATGTGATAATAAACCAAGCCCAATGTTCTAAACAACAACAATGACAACAATCACAAGTCATAATCCTACTAGGAGAGTTCAGCTACATGGATTCTAGACCAAGCACAATGTTCTAAGGGCTCCTAAAATATAAGGTGCTACAAAATTATCTAAAGTGTTTAAGAATGTCAAGCTAGCAATCTTCAGAAAATATGTTACGGAAATTCATCAGGGTTTTAGAAGGTATGTAACATATGTCTACTTTTGTAATCACATATGATGGACTTCTACTAGATCTGATGTTATCAGCCAAGCATGACACCATATTTGTTGAAAATGCCTTAGCAACTGTTATGACGTTGGAGCAGAATTGAAGATAATCTGGAAATCTCTCTTATAGTTGGCTTTGGGAGAGGAAAAATAGGGAGCAGAAGTAGCTaacttaattgataaaatagttaGTTACAGTCCTAATCTTTTGGCTtctattatgatttattttttatttatctgtaGTTGAAATTCTTCAGTTAATTAGTTTCTATATTTTAGGAGATTATGGATAAATTCAGTTAAGGTTTGATGTATTTAAACAATCCTAAAGACTCAATAAAACGTATCTGTGATTTGCCTCCATTTGGTGAATTCTCTCTGCTGTGTTTTACTTCTATTTTCTTAGTTATCaccaacaaattggtatcagagctatttTTCTTGCGGGACCTGTGAGCTATTTTTTTAGAGAAACACCATGCAAGCTGAAACTCCTTTTACTGCTATAGCTCCTCCAGTGTTTGATGGTCTAAACTACCAAGTTTGGGCAGTAAGAATAGAAGCTTTTCT contains the following coding sequences:
- the LOC127812891 gene encoding glutamate receptor 2.3-like produces the protein MRNLSPQVNFFFIAFVLLMILPSMAMADDQLNNSIGATAVHVAVGVVLDMKERLGKMGWSCISMALSDFYASNAFYRTRVVLKPWDSKGDDLGAAAAALNLLKYAQVHAIVGPSTSMQADFVIDLGTKAQVPIISFSATSPSLSPLRTPYFVRVAQNDSSQAKAIAAIVRAFGWREVVPIYVDNAFGEGIKPSMADALHEIDARIPYWSVIPPSATGDQIVAELYKLKTKQTRVFIVHMFPDLASQLFMKAKEIGMMSEEYVWIITDAVGNDLTSLDPQVIDSMQGVLGVKPYAVPTKQLANFRGRWKTMFKQGIDADLNVFGLWAYDAATALAMAVEAVGATNTTAFLETNTSRNSTDLETLGVSQMGPKLLQALKNTKFKGLSGHFQMADGQLQTSAYQIVNVNGNGHKGIGFWTAEKGLTKGFNLTSTTTVAYTTSKDNLRLIIWPGDTTSAPKGFTLGGKKLRIGVPVKNGFTEFVKVYRDNKTRPEGYCIKVFDAVMAKLPYPVAYEFVPFETPEGKSAGTYNELVEQVYNGKFDAVVGDITIVANRSNYVDFSFPFAESGMAMVVPLRHKKENAWVFLKPLTWDLWLTSFCSFVFVGFVIWVLEHRINVDFRGPPSHQTGTIFWFAFSTMVFAQRERIVSNLGRFVVIVWCFVALILTQSYTASLTSMLTVQQIQPTDLSELIKKNEKVGCQEGSFIKKILKQLGFDESRSIKIYKSSEELDELLRNGSVAAAFDEIPYIKVFLSKYCSKYTMLPPTNRTDGFGFAFPIGSPLVSDVSRALLSVTEGEKMVEIEKALYNDSNCLNSSNSLSSNSVSLGVESFWGLFLIAGLASLSALVIYTIVFTHEHKHVLNQLEPNASTWEKIIALANMFDKKALSSHSFKKPRFQDGNTNAEFQNEVHEILGRHESSMEQIHATLQIILSELQSLRASQNCINNHPETNSFASTESSQQVPTVN
- the LOC127813665 gene encoding probable histidine kinase 1, whose translation is MVCEMETENVEEMDIEVVSSMWPEDMNEAGKQFNIERPGAYHQDMLEEVTIIEEPKIVDFKRLLELTNYSEKGSSQLAYLVKNWEYKQANAVRLLREELDSLTKQRLEFELKQLEILEQHRFEEESYGGDKRPVSILDDVYDIWPKVPRRRNDMAVQNKGLEIDAEYDTVVYWKQRAMHLEKLLEASIQREQILMEKMQESIKNLEKQSSPVEELSQILKRADNFLHFILQTAPIVIGHQDKELRYRFIYNHFPSLQEEDIIGKTDVEIFSGAGVKESQDFKREVLERGLPAKREITFETELFGSKTFLIYVEPVFSKAGETIGVNYMGMDVTDQVRKREKMAKLREEIAVQKAKETELNKTIHITEETMRAKQMLATMSHEIRSPLSGVVSMAEILATTNLDKEQRQLLKVMLSSGDLVLQLINDILDLSKVESGVMKLEATKFRPREVVRHVLQTAAASLQKILTLEGYVADDVPVEVIGDVLRIRQILTNLVSNAIKFTHEGKVGIKLYMVVDPSSKMGEGSSQKITEDRSTDSANVREQDKQLSSSHGSSDKNGFHGRKHGEGPYENHKLDNEPKIPVRNGASMDGVEENCPYPRETTVWLRCDVYDTGIGIPENALPTLFKKYMQVGADTARKYGGTGLGLAICKQLVELMGGHLTVSSREHHGSTFTFVLPYKVSPTLENSDDPDELSDLSDHDALASANDDDISSGFFQFKPRTLGSLFSSSGSSRGQNLLSTNIAFNQRLNGWTKDSYSFPSGNIAPMEMMMLDDSCSLVNGSKILSEHESSMKHTPHSTREVADGSEIQSRHKENGQFHNLSTISTHRSTESKEVGQIKQPIDTQEATEMQERSNRSSQCTSSSGSDISMSTLKPRILLVDDNKINVMVAQSMMKRLGHSIDVVNNGVEAVHAVQRCSYDLILMDVCMPVMNGLEATRLIRSFEETGNWDAAVKAGVEQTMPQNLHQEYDLSRKRTPIISMTANALSESADECYANGMDSFISKPVTFQKLKECLERYIK